In Rhodopirellula sp. P2, the DNA window ATCCGCCGGAGAGCTTCGCGAGAAAAACCGCCACCGCAGGTTTCATTGTGTTGGCCGGCAACACTCAGCATGATTTGACTGCCGGAGCCACCGAACAGCTGAACCACCAGCGAAGCGGCCAAGCTGATTGCGGTCTCAACATTTTGATGCGGGGCATCGGCTTCAGCAGCCGAGGCGGGGCAATAAGCATCCACCAAAAAGCAGAGATCCAAGCGTCGTTGCTGCTCAAATTGACGGACCACAAGATCCCCGATTCTCGCGGTGGTTCGCCAGTGAATGTGCCTGCGACTGTCCCCCCGACGATACTCGCGAAGCCCAAAGAAAACTTCATCGGCATGCCCCTGCCGGTGAGCCGAGGAGGAGACGTTGCCCAGCTTGGTGGGCAAAAGTTGCCGCCAGGATCGAGTCAGGGGCAGCAGTCGCGGATAGACATCGACGAACTCTTCTTGGTCGGTCGACTCACGCCAAGCGGTTGACAAAGCAAACGGCGCGGTCGTTGAAACCCGCCAGCGCCCCAACTGATAGCGACCGCGATGCCCGAAAGTGACATCCAGATAAGCGCTGGTTGCTTGCGAGGGCAGCAGCAGGCCGACCCCGGTGTGAAGTGAGTGAGCGTTGATCGCTGGTGGCAAAGAGTTGCTGTTTGAGTCCGTCGGGTTCGTGTCGGCACCGGTCCGCACGATTTGATCACTGAGACAGATCAACCACAGCGGCATCAATCGATGGCGGTTGCTGACTTGATATCGAATCCGTGCGGGTTTGCCAGCGAACACTTCCCGCGGGACTCGTCGATCGACTCGAACCGATTCGATCGTCGACCGACTGACTCGCCATTGAGCGAGCAACACCGCCAACGTCATTGCCGCGACAACGATCAGCAAGTTCAATCCATTGAGCGACCCACCCAGAAGCCCAAACATGCCGATCAGCATGAATTGCCAACCGAGCCGCGTCAGGCGATTGCGGGTGTTGCGTCGCTGCAGAACCATCGTGTTTTAAACCGGCACAGGGATGGGTTCGATCAAATCCGCCAATTGTTGCTCGACCACCGATCGGTTGCCGCCTTGGAAGATGCCTTCGGCCAACACGCGGTGAGCGAGAGACGGAACAGCCATTTGTTTGATGTCATCCGGCGTCACATAGTCGCGGCCGCGTCGGATCGCCATGGCTTGGCAACCGCGGTGGAAACTGATCAACCCCCGGGTGCTGACACCCACTTGGAATGCGTCATGATGACGTGTTGCTTCGACGATATCCAGCAAATAGTCCACCAACGATTCGTCCATGCGGACTTTTCCAACATGGGTTTGAGCTTCGCTGACTTCCGCGGCGCCGACGATGGATTGAAGTTCATCAACAGGTTCACCTGATTGGTGAGTCGTCAGAATGTCACGCTCAACATTGCGAGAGGGGTAACCAATCGAGGTCCGCAGCAGGAAACGGTCCAGCTGACTTTCCGGCAACGCGTAAGTGCCTTCGTATTCAAACGGGTTTTGGGTCGCGACCACCATGAACGGCTTCGGCAATTCGTGAGTCACGCCATCGACGGTGACCTGTCCCTCGCTCATCGCTTCCAGCAAAGCCGATTGGGTGCGTGGTGGGGCGCGGTTGATTTCGTCGGCCAAAACGATGTTGGCGAAAATGGGGCCCGGTGCAAATTCAAATTGGCTGGTGTCGGTGCGGTAGATCATGCTGCCCGTGATGTCGCTGGGCAGCAAGTCCGGTGTGAACTGAAGCCGGGTGAACTTGGCATCCAGGCTGCGTGCGAGCGCTTTGGCAGTCAACGTCTTCCCGACACCTGGAACGTCCTCCAGCAAAACGTGTTCACCGGCCAACAACGCGACGACTAACAAATCGACGAGTTCGTCTTTCCCTAAGACGACCTTTGCCAAGTGATCGCAGAGGTTCTGGCATAAGTCAGACGCGGCCCGAAATGACATTTGGTCGACCGTGATTGGTGAGCGAAGAAAGAAGCAGCGAAGCAGCCGTTTGAGGAGAACTGCTATGCTAGTGGCTCCGCGATCGCTTTTCTATCGGCCTGATCTTCTGGGGTGGTGTGTCCCCGTGTCGAAATTCACGGGGCTGAAGTTCGCGGCTGGGGATCCCGTGCGAACCAATTCAATGGAGACCATCCGATGAACGACGGTCGATCGATTCCTGATCATCAACCAGGCGACGACGAGAGCGTGGTGCCACTGGCCTCGGACGCGCATGCACCTGGTGATGGCAACACTCAAAAGGAAGACACCACTCGCGAATTGGTGCAGTTGTGTTTGCTTCCTGGGTTGGGGCCGAGGACGTTGACGTCCTTGTTGGATGTGTTTGGCTCGGCTCGTTCCATTCTGAATGCGGACAAGAGTTCGCTGGCGTCGGTTCATGGGGTGGGCCCCAAGATGGCTCACGTGATCGACACGGCGGATGATCACGTGGATATCGAGGACGTGTTCGCTTGGTGCGCGGCCAAGGATGTCAACATTCTGCGTCGGGGGCAGGCTTCTTACCCGGCTGCTCTGGAAGAACTTGACGACGCTCCGCCGCTGATCTTCTGCCGAGGCTCGATTTTGCCGCGGGACACGGTCTCGGTTGCGATCGTCGGGACGCGGCACGCAACGGCTTACGGGTTGCAGCAAACGCGTCGCATCGCGATGGATCTGGCACGGGCTGGGGTGACGATCGTCAGCGGGTTGGCGCGGGGCATCGACACGGCGGCTCACCGGGCAGCACTCGAGGCGGAGGGCCGAACGATTGCGGTGCTCGGCGGTGGTCTGGGAAAAATTTATCCAGCCGAAAATGCGCCGCTGGCGGACGAAATTTCTCAGCACGGGTCGGTGATCAGCGAGTACGCCCCCATGGCCCAGCCGCGCGGTGGAATGTTCCCGCAACGCAATCGAATCATCGCGGCATTGGGACAAGCGACGTTGGTCATCGAGGCCCCCATGCGAAGCGGGTCGCTGATCACCGCTCGCTTGGCATCGGAGCTGGGCCGGTCGGTCGGATCCCTGCCCGGGCAGGTCAACAGCCGGGCCTCGCAGGGGTGCCATCACCTGATTCGAGACGGTGCAACGCTGGTCCAGCACGCTGACGACGTGCTGGAGTTGCTCGGACCACTGAGCGGAAATGTCTCCCGAGCCACCGCGACCGATGGGGGGGAAGCAGTGCGAGATGGGCGTGAGATGACGCTCAACGAGGTCGAACGACAGGTCCTGTTCGCCGTGGGCACTTCGGGCACGGCGATCGACGAGGTGACGATCCGCAGCGGGCTCCCCGCGTCTCGGGTCAATGCGATCGTGAGCATTCTGGAGATGAAACGGTTTGTTCGCCGCTTGAGTGGTCAGTATGTGTCGCGGATCTGAGAAGGTTGACAGTTCGGTCCTACGGCGCTATCCTCCCGCCTTGGTTCCAAGCCTCCGTTCGTGGCTGTTCACCGAAGGTCCTCGCGACGCTGACTTGGTGGTGGTGTTTCGACCCGCCTCAATGTGGCTTCATCTGCGATGGTGAATGACGCTTACGATTCAATCTCAACCGTTTCTTTCGATTCGATCGCCGCATTGTCTTGACCGATGGCTCATCACTCGTAAGAGAGATTTGCCACGCGCGCATTCGAATCGCCCCACGATGCTAGCAAAGCGACCGACATCCGATGACTGTTGATCTGGACGCAATCGCCCAACGCGGGCGATGCGAGGTCTCGAGTTTACGCCTGGCCCTGCCACTGATTGAGCAAGGTTACACGCCTCCTTTCCTTTCGCGGTACCGCCGTGACGAGCTCGGCGACATCGACGAGGCCAGTCTTTGGAACCTCGCGCATGCCGTGCGAACCCAGAAAGTGCTGGACGAGTACCGAGCGGATCTGCAAGCCGCTTGGCAGCAGACCCCGTTGGTCGATCCTGCGATTGGCCGAGCCGTTGGCAATGCTCAGTCGAAAAGACTGCTCGATCGCCTGAGTCGCCGCGTCAAACTAGAATCCAGTGAATCAGCGGGTCTTGTGCAGCGTTTGGCGGTTCGTGCTCTGAACCCGCAAAAAGGCGACGGCGAAGACCTGAAGAGCCTGGCGGAAGCCTTGGCCGCCGAGCCCATCGCAACAGCAACCGCGGCGGAAGACGAAGCCCCCGCGACGGACAGCACCCCAGCGGATGTTGACGGTGCGTTGGCAAAACTGGACGCGACCATCGCCAAGCGATTGATCGGCGACCCACGAATCATGGGCGCCGCGGTGCGTTGGCTTTCACGCAACGCGAAAATTCGCGTGATGGAAGTTCACGATCCTCACATTCAATCCGAAGCCGATTCATCGGATTCGCAGCCCAAAGATCAGAATTCCGAGGCCGCTGCAGAAGCACAGCCAGCCGCCGCTGCGGCGGAACCGGCTGTGGAAGCCCCGGCTGAGACCGCTGAAGCTGCTCCTGAGGCCGAAACGCCAGCCCCCGAAGCAACTGCCCCCGAGGCCGCGGCCTCCGAGGACGCAGCACCCGACGCGAGCAGCACAGTCGAAGCCAGCGCAGCCGAAGCCAGCAGCGAACAAGCTCCGCCGGCGGAAACCGCAGAGGCACCTGCTAGCGAGCAACCCGCTGCGGATTCGGACTCCACCGAAACCGAAGCGACCGCCACCACAGAACCTGTTGCTGCGGAAGCATCCACTGCGGATGCCACGGCTGCTGAACAGACGGAACCCGCTGGTTCTGAAGCGTCCGCTGATTCGGAAACGCCCGCCGGAACGGACAAACCCGCTGAGTCGGTGACCAAGACGGCTCCTGCAGCCAAGGCAGCGCCCGCGAAAGCGAAGCCCAAGAAGTCCAAGAAAATCTCCCCGCGTCAGCGTCGCCGCCGTTGGTTGGTCAGCACGCTGAAGCCGTTGGCTGGCAAGAGCATGCCTGCCAACAAGCTGAGCTCTTTCCAATTGGTCATGCTGGGCCGAGCCCTGCGAAGCCAAGTCGCTCAGTGTGCGTTTGATTACGACGCCGCAAAATTGGTCGCGGAACTGCAAAAGACCGCCGCCGGCTTCAACCGCCCCTTGGCGGATCGCTTGTCCGGGTTGGTGCTCGAAAACGAAGCGATCATTCGCGACGCCGCGGAAGCCGCGTGGTGGGATGAATTGCAAGAGCAGGCTTCTTCACGATTGGTCGCCATCGCCGCTGACAACTTGCACTCGCAAATCAATCGCGGCGGCGTCGAAGCCAAAGTGGTGATGTCGATCGATGCCGTTGGGCCTCGTACCGCTGCCACTTCGATCGTTTCTTCGGACGGTCGACTGCTGCACAGCGAAGACATCCCATGTCAGCTGTCTGCCGCCATGCGGACGCTGGCCGTGACCAAGATGGGCGAACTGATCCATGCTCATCACGTCGATTTGATCGTGATCAGCAACGGTCCCGCCCGCCGGGCTTGCATGATCGCAGTTGGCGAACTGATCAAGCAATCCGCTGACAAATCAGTGCGTTGGACGCTCGCTGATCGCAGCGGTGCAGACGCCTATGCAGGTGGTCCTGCCGGCGATCAAGAGATGAAATCGACGCCACGTCGTTTCCGTGCGGCGGCGTGGATCGCGTTCTCGGCCATGCAACCAGCTCAGGCACTTGTCAAAGTGGACCCGCTGAAATTGCGACTCGGTTCGTTCCAACGCGAATTGTCGGACGACGCCGTCTTGTCGGCACTGGAAGACGTGATGGTCAGCGGCGCAGCCCGCGGTGGCGTCGATGTCAACTCGACCGCAACGACTTGGATGCAGCGTCTGCCAGGCATCACGTCGGAAATCTCCCAAGCCATTGACGAACGTCGTCGTGAGAAGCTGATCGCTTCCCGCGAAGAGTTGGCGACCGCGATTGAGTGGCCTTCCGTTGTCAACTCTCGCCAGGCAATGCCATTCCTGCGAGTCTTTGCCAGTGAAGAAACACTCGATGGCACATTGATTCATCCCGACGACTATCCGCTCGCGAAAAAACTCGCGACGGCCCTGAACATCGAACTGCCTCCGGATCGGCCGCCAGCCTACGAACTGCCCGATTACAGCGAACCCGTTGTGGTCACCAGCACCGAGGCCCCGGTGGAAACGGCCAGCGAAGCAGCTGCCAGCGAAGAAGCAGCTGCCAGCGAAGAAGCAGCTGCCAGCGAAGAAGCAGTTGCCAGTGAAGAAGTCGCTGCCAACGAAGAATCGGCCACTCCCGAAAACGCAGAGCCAGACGCTGCGGCCAGTGAAACCACCGCGGAGCTGTCAGCGGAATCCGCGACGGAATCCTCCGACGCACCCGCTGCCCAGACGCCCGCATCGGACGACACCGCCAGCGAACAGCCTGCCGCCGAATCCAGTGCCGAGGAATCTGAAACACCTGCTTCAGAAGAATCCCCCGCATCGGAAGCTGCCGCTGATTCAGAAGCTGCTCCGAGCGATGGTGAGCCCACCGAGGGTGCCACCGAAGCCAAGGCGGAAGCAGAGGCTCCCGCCGCGCCGGAACCCGTGCGTCGCCCAATGCCCGAACGGGCCGCCGTCGACAAACTGATCAAAGAATGGCAAATCGGAAAGCGTCGTTCGCATCAACTGGTTCGCTGGTTGTGCGATCCGTTTGGAG includes these proteins:
- a CDS encoding DUF58 domain-containing protein, with amino-acid sequence MVLQRRNTRNRLTRLGWQFMLIGMFGLLGGSLNGLNLLIVVAAMTLAVLLAQWRVSRSTIESVRVDRRVPREVFAGKPARIRYQVSNRHRLMPLWLICLSDQIVRTGADTNPTDSNSNSLPPAINAHSLHTGVGLLLPSQATSAYLDVTFGHRGRYQLGRWRVSTTAPFALSTAWRESTDQEEFVDVYPRLLPLTRSWRQLLPTKLGNVSSSAHRQGHADEVFFGLREYRRGDSRRHIHWRTTARIGDLVVRQFEQQRRLDLCFLVDAYCPASAAEADAPHQNVETAISLAASLVVQLFGGSGSQIMLSVAGQHNETCGGGFSREALRRMLQILARVQTTDRPDLDESLGQVAKAVKHLPDLVVLSPRPLSEVLAANDSQSSLLRQWQQRGRLNWVNLSSRDAATWIAEASSPQSSAEALHE
- a CDS encoding AAA family ATPase, which codes for MAKVVLGKDELVDLLVVALLAGEHVLLEDVPGVGKTLTAKALARSLDAKFTRLQFTPDLLPSDITGSMIYRTDTSQFEFAPGPIFANIVLADEINRAPPRTQSALLEAMSEGQVTVDGVTHELPKPFMVVATQNPFEYEGTYALPESQLDRFLLRTSIGYPSRNVERDILTTHQSGEPVDELQSIVGAAEVSEAQTHVGKVRMDESLVDYLLDIVEATRHHDAFQVGVSTRGLISFHRGCQAMAIRRGRDYVTPDDIKQMAVPSLAHRVLAEGIFQGGNRSVVEQQLADLIEPIPVPV
- the dprA gene encoding DNA-processing protein DprA, yielding MNDGRSIPDHQPGDDESVVPLASDAHAPGDGNTQKEDTTRELVQLCLLPGLGPRTLTSLLDVFGSARSILNADKSSLASVHGVGPKMAHVIDTADDHVDIEDVFAWCAAKDVNILRRGQASYPAALEELDDAPPLIFCRGSILPRDTVSVAIVGTRHATAYGLQQTRRIAMDLARAGVTIVSGLARGIDTAAHRAALEAEGRTIAVLGGGLGKIYPAENAPLADEISQHGSVISEYAPMAQPRGGMFPQRNRIIAALGQATLVIEAPMRSGSLITARLASELGRSVGSLPGQVNSRASQGCHHLIRDGATLVQHADDVLELLGPLSGNVSRATATDGGEAVRDGREMTLNEVERQVLFAVGTSGTAIDEVTIRSGLPASRVNAIVSILEMKRFVRRLSGQYVSRI
- a CDS encoding S1 RNA-binding domain-containing protein, producing MTVDLDAIAQRGRCEVSSLRLALPLIEQGYTPPFLSRYRRDELGDIDEASLWNLAHAVRTQKVLDEYRADLQAAWQQTPLVDPAIGRAVGNAQSKRLLDRLSRRVKLESSESAGLVQRLAVRALNPQKGDGEDLKSLAEALAAEPIATATAAEDEAPATDSTPADVDGALAKLDATIAKRLIGDPRIMGAAVRWLSRNAKIRVMEVHDPHIQSEADSSDSQPKDQNSEAAAEAQPAAAAAEPAVEAPAETAEAAPEAETPAPEATAPEAAASEDAAPDASSTVEASAAEASSEQAPPAETAEAPASEQPAADSDSTETEATATTEPVAAEASTADATAAEQTEPAGSEASADSETPAGTDKPAESVTKTAPAAKAAPAKAKPKKSKKISPRQRRRRWLVSTLKPLAGKSMPANKLSSFQLVMLGRALRSQVAQCAFDYDAAKLVAELQKTAAGFNRPLADRLSGLVLENEAIIRDAAEAAWWDELQEQASSRLVAIAADNLHSQINRGGVEAKVVMSIDAVGPRTAATSIVSSDGRLLHSEDIPCQLSAAMRTLAVTKMGELIHAHHVDLIVISNGPARRACMIAVGELIKQSADKSVRWTLADRSGADAYAGGPAGDQEMKSTPRRFRAAAWIAFSAMQPAQALVKVDPLKLRLGSFQRELSDDAVLSALEDVMVSGAARGGVDVNSTATTWMQRLPGITSEISQAIDERRREKLIASREELATAIEWPSVVNSRQAMPFLRVFASEETLDGTLIHPDDYPLAKKLATALNIELPPDRPPAYELPDYSEPVVVTSTEAPVETASEAAASEEAAASEEAAASEEAVASEEVAANEESATPENAEPDAAASETTAELSAESATESSDAPAAQTPASDDTASEQPAAESSAEESETPASEESPASEAAADSEAAPSDGEPTEGATEAKAEAEAPAAPEPVRRPMPERAAVDKLIKEWQIGKRRSHQLVRWLCDPFGEGASEGESPAVMTAMPSLAELKPGDQVIGVVVGVMPFGVFIELSPDCSGLIHVSRISDNFVEDLHEAVQVGDVITAWVTGTDAKRRRVALSAISPEREAALEARRQNDRGGRGRGPGGRGQGGQGGRGQRGAQGAQSGTQASGQGGGQGQRSESAPRGRGTPSGGSGQGGQRGGQARGGQGQGRGAQGGRGGKPGGRPGGRDAGRGGRGRGPKKPEVYEVIGKDPEKPQISDAMAKGDEPMRSFGDLMQMFSKEKGQTTPPADKKPAAKPPAAEQPVAEKPAEVKPAETPPTDPPAAPKAEAPASPSAPEGDE